In Fusarium oxysporum Fo47 chromosome XI, complete sequence, the following are encoded in one genomic region:
- a CDS encoding P-loop containing nucleoside triphosphate hydrolase protein, with protein MTAMDVIYAQLERRALSLLEQSHQQSSEARAIIILAGPPGSGKSTIASQVVQRINARRQTPIAKILPMDGYHYSRSHLDSLPNHVEAHARRGAHWTFDGQAVLDMIKQLHASRERPFTTLYVPSFDHEIKDPVPGAIDISPDVKIVLVEGNWLLYNEHPWNQIVNYADDTWFVDVDPQLAFRRVAKRHVASGIEKTLEEAMDRARNNDMKNGEDIRRCLIQPIIEVESVEDA; from the coding sequence ATGACCGCAATGGATGTTATTTACGCACAACTTGAGCGACGCGCGCTGAGCCTTCTGGAGCAATCACACCAACAATCTTCAGAAGCCAGGGCCATTATTATTCTGGCTGGCCCTCCAGGATCCGGAAAGTCAACTATCGCTTCTCAAGTAGTACAGAGAATCAATGCCCGCCGTCAAACTCCGATCGCAAAAATTCTTCCAATGGATGGATATCATTACTCGCGCTCGCATCTTGACAGTCTTCCAAACCATGTCGAAGCCCATGCACGAAGGGGAGCCCATTGGACATTTGACGGCCAAGCGGTTCTTGACATGATCAAGCAACTACACGCGTCGCGAGAGAGACCATTCACTACGTTATACGTGCCGAGCTTCGATCATGAGATAAAAGACCCCGTTCCTGGTGCCATTGACATAAGTCCAGATGTCAAGATTGTTTTGGTGGAGGGCAATTGGCTCTTGTACAATGAGCACCCTTGGAACCAGATTGTTAATTATGCAGACGATACTTGGttcgttgatgttgacccTCAGTTGGCATTTCGGAGAGTTGCGAAAAGGCATGTTGCATCTGGCATTGAGAAGACGCTAGAGGAGGCGATGGACAGAGCAAGGAACAATGACATGAAGAACGGAGAGGATATACGGCGTTGTCTGATTCAGCCGATCATCGAGGTCGAAAGTGTTGAAGACGCGTGA
- a CDS encoding fungal-specific transcription factor domain-containing protein — protein MGRPPMHGSSSQLRACLNCQKRKSRCQPSVNGPGPCSYCARAGKDCSFVNPPDRTRLTRKNLDAIEQRCNRLEALIRSLHPGMDIDVALANLEAGQEVIRRTEQESDDDSPEHEEPAHEYEWSEPSLPPDFDCQNDEAGAMDGMATLNSLDAGYLGSSSGANLLQEIASMLPELAASNSPATSHGKSPSQTHKSKASLDPPNLANESLTSYLIDAYFLFYNVSYPILHERPFRQKLAARGMRRAKSSWNIIYYLVLAIGHWISTSDKHHAVSRFYTAARNALSIHMLESGSLETVQALLLMGNYLQKMDKPNTGYQFIGIAYKMALGLGMHRETPKLEDNVGLERRRQLFWVLYCFDSGFNITTGRPPYAQEGIIDTAIPRNVDDKDLEPTMPVPPEVNTPTTLSAIIAQAELAKHANSLYLEYLTAKTANTKVEYQVAETIEQTLTDWRQRLPQYFTSVDVPVWFTGPRAVVLWKEQNLRIILWRGSKRSHPYLPNKTNAETRCLDAAMQSINDITTFCSANEGILHLGIVWYATYFLFQAALVLEASYLDREAHDKLDNETTDWRMMVYKAQSCLVTFSSRSRSAKRCLEVLELINRRAETAANTRRTVLTVPELVEEAPIALQTPVLDTETSQIPVDLQTLGDGDLSMGAWTLNDDGSDPTMRMILDNTPWGYLDNTPMDTLFSDWFPQDTFEG, from the exons ATGGGTCGTCCTCCGATGCACGGCTCTTCGAGCCAGCTCCGAGCTTGTCTCAATTGTCAGAAGCGCAAGAGCCGATGTCAACCTAGTGTCAATGGCCCCGGGCCATGTTCCTACTGCGCCCGCGCGGGCAAGGACTGTAGCTTCGTGAACCCACCTGACAGGACACGGCTTACGCGGAAGAATCTCGATGCAATAGAACAGCGCTGTAATAGGCTCGAGGCTCTCATCCGGTCACTACACCCGGGTATGGATATTGATGTCGCTCTGGCTAACCTAGAGGCTGGCCAAGAAGTTATCAGACGGACAGAGCAAGAGTCGGACGATGATTCGCCTGAGCACGAGGAACCAGCGCACGAGTACGAATGGAGTGAACCATCATTGCCACCAGATTTCGACTGTCAGAACGATGAAGCCGGAGCTATGGATGGTATGGCTACGCTGAACAGCCTTGATGCTGGATATTTAG GCAGTAGTTCGGGTGCCAACTTACTACAAGAAATCGCATCGATGCTCCCAGAGCTCGCGGCGTCAAATTCCCCTGCCACAAGTCACGGGAAATCTCCCAGCCAGACGCATAAGTCGAAGGCGTCACTTGATCCGCCAAATCTTGCAAATGAATCATTGACAAGCTATCTCATCGATGCGTACTTCTTATTCTATAACGTCTCGTATCCAATTCTTCACGAACGACCATTCCGTCAGAAACTTGCCGCTCGGGGCATGCGGCGTGCTAAGTCATCATGGAACATCATCTACTACCTGGTCTTGGCCATCGGCCATTGGATATCGACTTCGGATAAACACCACGCAGTATCTCGGTTCTATACCGCGGCGAGGAATGCTCTGTCAATCCACATGTTGGAGTCAGGGTCACTCGAGACTGTCCAAGCACTTCTACTGATGGGCAACTACCTGCAGAAGATGGATAAGCCAAACACAGGCTACCAGTTCATTGGCATCGCATACAAAATGGCACTTGGGCTTGGGATGCATCGGGAAACGCCGAAATTGGAAGACAACGTTGGGCTTGAAAGGCGGAGGCAGTTGTTCTGGGTTCTTTACTGCTTCGATAGCGGGTTCAACATTACAACTGGGAGACCACCCTATGCGCAAGAAGGCATCATTGATACCGCAATACCAAGAAATGTCGACGATAAG GATCTTGAACCCACCATGCCAGTGCCTCCTGAAGTCAACACGCCAACGACACTATCCGCCATCATCGCACAAGCAGAACTCGCTAAGCACGCAAATTCCCTGTATCTCGAATATCTCACAGCGAAAACAGCAAACACGAAAGTCGAGTACCAAGTAGCCGAGACCATAGAACAAACCCTCACCGATTGGCGGCAGCGGCTCCCACAGTACTTTACTTCCGTAGACGTCCCAGTATGGTTCACTGGTCCACGGGCTGTTGTTTTGTGGAAGGAGCAGAACCTGCGAATTATCCTTTGGCGTGGAAGCAAGCGGAGCCATCCATATCTCCCCAACAAGACTAATGCCGAGACACGGTGTCTTGATGCTGCCATGCAAAGCATAAACGACATAACAACTTTCTGCAGTGCAAATGAGGGTATCCTGCATCTGGGAATTGTCTGGTATGCCACATACTTTCTGTTCCAAGCCgcccttgttcttgaagcgAGCTACCTTGACCGCGAGGCCCATGACAAGCTCGATAACGAGACGACGGACTGGCGAATGATGGTCTACAAAGCGCAAAGTTGTCTGGTGACTTTCTCAAGCAGGAGCAGATCAGCCAAGAGGTGCTTGGAGGTGCTGGAACTCATAAACAGAAGGGCAGAAACAGCAGCGAACACTCGGCGAACTGTTCTCACTGTGCCcgagcttgttgaagaagccccAATTGCGCTCCAAACCCCAGTACTTGATACTGAGACATCACAAATACCGGTGGATCTACAGACTCTTGGTGATGGGGATCTGTCGATGGGCGCCTGGACACTGAACGATGATGGATCAGATCCtacgatgaggatgattcTGGATAATACTCCATGGGGCTACCTCGATAATACACCTATGGACACCCTGTTCAGCGATTGGTTTCCCCAAGATACTTTTGAAGGATAA
- a CDS encoding short chain dehydrogenase: MSMNESDCTVLRDGFPRPFPNTPTNVLEQFKMTGKVVVVTGGADGIGYAVAEGMAEANAHVVLWYNSNDVAIQKAQDLGTKHNIKTAAYKVDVSDADSVQKSVKQVVEDFGSIDVFVANAGMAISKPILEQTLPEFDKQMSVNVNGVVYCSKHVGEVFKRQGSGVLIITSSMSAHIVNVPVDQPIYNGTKAFVTHFGKSLAREWREFARVNIVSPGFFDTKMGAGPLALNEAYRMSVLGRQGHVKEIKGLYLYLASDASTYTTGSDIIIDGGYVLP; the protein is encoded by the exons ATGTCTATGAACGAATCTGACTGTACCGTCCTACGGGATGGCTTCCCTAGACCCTTTCCCAACACCCCTACCAATGTCTTGGAGCAATTCAAGATGACTGGCAAGGTTGTTGTCGTAACTGGTGGCGCTGACGGTATTGGCTATGCTGTTGCGGAGGGAATGGCCGAGGCCAACGCTCATGTCGTGTTATGGTACAACTC GAATGATGTAGCTATCCAGAAAGCCCAGGATCTCGGGACAAAACACAATATCAAAACTGCTGCTTACAAAGTCGACG TATCCGACGCTGACTCTGTGCAAAAATCAGTAAAGCAAGTCGTAGAGGACTTTGGCAGCATAGACGTTTTCGTTGCTAATGCGGGAATGGCTATCAGCAAGCCAATCCTGGAACAGACTCTCCCCGAATTCGACAAACAAATGTCCGTGAACG TCAATGGCGTTGTCTACTGCTCCAAACACGTCGGCGAAGTCTTCAAGCGCCAAGGCAGCGGtgttctcatcatcacctctAGTATGAGCGCACACATCGTCAACGTCCCTGTTGACCAGCCTATCTACAATGGCACTAAAGCATTCGTGACGCATTTTGGCAAGTCTTTAGCTCGCGAGTGGAGAGAATTCGCCCGCGTCAACATTGTTTCGCCCGGTTTCTTCGATACCAAGATGGGAGCCGGTCCACTGGCACTCAACGAAGCTTATCGTATGTCGGTGCTCGGCAGACAGGGCCATGTGAAGGAAATCAAGGGCTTGTATCTGTACTTGGCCAGTGACGCTTCCACTTATACCACTGGATCAGACATTATCATTGACGGTGGTTATGTACTTCCTTAG
- a CDS encoding and other transporter-domain-containing protein — MTSKDSEKPTVVHDPEPIDFFTKESLGMNNQVYETKFASLGRWAVVKTFWKALLFCMILNWAALNDGFQQQIPGNVIPMQAFINTMADTTINGKPAVSARVVSYWQGFAEMSKTLGMFTGGYFADRLGRKKALCGAIVILLGGSIAEITASGWKSWLGAAVLVRFGVGLAQSILITYVSELTPFQIRGLMIGAYQLCLGIGQLISAIATQLITIHQPTKWRPLIATEFIFTGLLILMVWLVPESHIYYARKGEDDKAKKSMLTLYGNIDGYDVEHEYRVIQHGIDAERQLHLESKSSSFFEIFDKHNWRRTLAGCMGICSQWAAGAPIVFSYSTYFFAVAGLKDPFLVTIITFVLLIIAIVSSLVACEFIGRRPLLVGGCFAMMLFNVGLGTTGFFKNTASDKAALGCLLLWVIAYGCSAGPIGFVAAGETSTPRLRAQTTSFNLGCYGLGFVVFQWTVSYMISPDAGNLGVKAVFVWAGLLVPTTVLLWFFYPETYGRSYWELDELYSRNIPAWRFKNTPTLVDESGGKNRALMSGRNDHSTNQNTMT, encoded by the exons ATGACTTCCAAAGATTCGGAGAAACCAACTGTCGTCCACGACCCAGAGCCGATTGACTTCTTTACCAAAGAGTCGCTGGGCATGAATAACCAAGTCTACGAGACCAAGTTTGCAT CCCTTGGACGATGGGCCGTTGTCAAGACATTTTGGAAGGCTCTCCTTTTCTGCATGATCTTGAACTGGGCAGCCTTGAACGATGGC TTCCAGCAACAGATTCCCGGTAACGTCATCCCGATGCAAGCCTTCATCAATACCATGGCCGATACCACGATCAACGGCAAGCCAGCCGTCAGCGCTCGAGTCGTCTCCTACTGGCAGGGTTTCGCTGAGATGTCCAAGACCCTTGGCATGTTCACAGGTGGTTATTTTGCCGATAGGTTGGGTAGAAA GAAGGCTCTCTGCGGTGCGATCGTTATACTTCTCGGAGGCTCTATTGCCGAGATCACAGCATCTGGCTGGAAGAGTTGGCTTGGAGCTGCCGTTCTCGTTCGGTTTGGTGTTGGACTTGCACAGTCAATCCTCATCACATATGTCTCGGAGCTCACGCCTTTCCAGATTCGAGGTCTGATGATTGGTGCTTATCAGCTCTGCCTTGGTATCGGACAGCTCATCAGCGCGATTGCTACGCAGCTCATTACTATCCATCAGCCGACCAAGTGGCGACCTCTAATTGCCACTGAGTTCATTTTCACTGGA CTTCTTATCTTGATGGTATGGCTCGTTCCCGAGTCTCATATCTACTACGCTCGAAAGGGAGAAgacgacaaggccaagaagtcTATGCTAACACTCTACGGTAACATTGACGGCTACGATGTG GAACACGAGTATCGTGTCATCCAGCATGGTATCGATGCTGAGAGGCAGCTTCATCTCGAGTCCAAGTCCTCGTCCTTCTTTGAGATCTTCGACAAGCATAACTGGCGCAGGACATTGGCTGGATGCATGGGTATTTGCAGTCAATGGGCTGCTGGAGCACCAATTGTGTTTTCATACTCAACA TACTTCTTCGCTGTTGCCGGTCTGAAGGATCCCTTTCTCGTCACCATCATTAC ATTCGTGCTACTCATTATCGCCATTGTATCATCCCTCGTCGCGTGCGAGTTCATCGGTCGCAGACCTCTCCTCGTTGG TGGATGTTTCGCCATGATGCTTTTCAATGTCGGCCTCGGAACTACTGGATTCTTCAAGAACACGGCCTCCGATAAGGCGGCCTTGGGCTGTCTTCTCCTCTGGGTTATCGCTTACGGCTGCTCAGCCGGACCGATCGGTTTTGTTGCAGCTGGCGAAACCTCTACCCCACGTCTACGAGCCCAGACGACCTCATTCAATTTGGGCTGCTATGGTCTTGGATT TGTTGTCTTCCAATGGACCGTCTCGTACATGATCAGCCCGGATGCTGGTAACCTTGGTGTCAAGGCTGTGTTTGTCTGGGCTGGATTATTGGTACCCACGACTGTTCTTCTTTGGTTCTTCTACCCCGAG ACCTATGGTCGAAG